A genomic region of Arachis stenosperma cultivar V10309 chromosome 9, arast.V10309.gnm1.PFL2, whole genome shotgun sequence contains the following coding sequences:
- the LOC130951178 gene encoding uncharacterized protein LOC130951178: protein MDAMHSVLKQYFGFSDFRPYQKDAIQKIIEKRDCLVVMATGSGKSLCYQVPPLVVRKTGIVVSPLISLMQDQVMALKQRGIKAEYLGSAQKDSTVQRKAEQGQFDILFMTPEKACTVPTSFWSNLLKEGISLFAVDEAHCISEWGHDFRVEYKNLHNLRGVLLDVPFVGLTATATEKVRFDIINSLKLKNPYVLVGSFDRSNLFYGVKPFSRGQSFVDELVQEISKVVSSGSTIIYCTTIKDVEQISKSLAEAGIEAGMYHGQMDKKSREESHRLFVRDELQIMVATIAFGMGIDKPNIRQVIHYGCPKSLECYYQESGRCGRDGIASVCWLYYTRSDFAKGDFYCGDLKTETQKRAVMESLLAAERYCVLATCRRKFLLEHFGEQYPADRCGNCDNCTISKKERNMSREAFLLMACIHSCKGKWGLNMPIDILRGSRAKKILDAQFDKLPLHGLGKTYAPNWWKALGHQLIAHGYLKETVSDVYRTISVSLKGEQFLASCTPDYQPSLVLSLTAELLGEEENMSTQEESKTLSTSDLDGFSEVERQLYQMLLEERLKLARSVGTAPYAICGDQTIKKITLVRPSTKARLANIDGVNQHLVTKYGDHFLRVIQQLSQGLNLSLDGEANLLNNEVRKLSTVSVKNSSKKLTPAKFEAWKMWHEDGLSSQMIANFPGRSAPIKEQTVAEYLLEAAQEGLPFDWSRFCEVIGLTQEIESEIQGAILKVGSKDKLKPIKDELPENVTYQHIKTYLTMQSCGVSKDDIQAQKDSESEIQQVETHCEANISEHSLMEKCDLEMDIVPSRPVEFTTKRQKVSDMKEINSTDFKATENSILEWLKHHDEGATLVEIQGHFNGSGKDCVVDLLNLLESDFLIYKKGGMYRVL, encoded by the exons ATGGATGCTATGCACTCTGTTCTCAAG caatattttGGGTTTTCAGATTTTCGGCCTTATCAGAAAGATGCCATTCAGAAAATTATTGAGAAAAGGGACTGCTTGGTAGTCATGGCTACTGGTAGTGGGAAATCCTTGTG TTACCAGGTACCACCCTTGGTTGTTAGAAAGACTGGGATAGTTGTTAGCCCTCTAATATCATTGATGCAAGATCAG GTAATGGCTTTAAAACAGCGGGGCATCAAGGCTGAATATCTTGGAAGTGCTCAGAAGGATTCCACTGTTCAGAGAAAAGCCGAGCAGGGTCAATTTGACATTTTGTTCATGACTCCGGAAAAGGCTTGCACAGTTCCTACCAG TTTCTGGTCTAACTTGCTGAAGGAAGGAATTAGCCTTTTTGCTGTTGATGAAGCTCATTGTATATCAGAATGGGGGCATGATTTTAGGGTGGAATACAAGAACTTACACAATTTACGTGGTGTTCTGCTAGATGTTCCTTTTGTTGGCTTAACTGCGACTGCTACTGAAAA GGTTCGATTTGACATTATCAACTCCCTGAAGTTGAAGAATCCATATGTTTTGGTTGGTTCGTTTGATCGCTCCAATCTTTTCTATGGGGTCAAGCCATTTAGCCGTGGACAATCTTTTGTTGATGAACTTGTACAAGAAATTTCAAAAGTTGTTAGTAGTGGTTCAACTATAATTTACTGCACAACAATAAAGGACGTAGAGCAG ATATCCAAGTCACTTGCGGAAGCAGGAATTGAGGCTGGAATGTACCATGGCCAAATGGATAAAAAATCTCGTGAAGAGTCTCATAG GTTATTTGTCAGGGATGAACTGCAAATCATGGTGGCTACAATTGCTTTTGGCATGGGCATAGATAAGCCTAACATAAGACAAGTGATTCATTATGGTTGCCCTAAGAGTCTTGAGTGCTACTACCAGGAAAGTGGACGCTGTGGTAGAGATGGTATAGCTTCTGTTTGTTGGCTTTACTACACAAGAAGTGACTTTGCAAAGGGTGACTTTTATTGCGGAGACCTAAAAACA GAAACCCAAAAAAGAGCTGTTATGGAGTCATTGCTTGCTGCTGAACGTTATTGTGTGCTTGCAACTTGCAGGAGAAAGTTCTTGCTTGAACACTTTGGGGAACAATATCCAGCTGATAGATGTG GAAACTGTGATAACTGCACAATCTCAAAGAAGGAGCGCAACATGTCTAGAGAAGCATTTCTTCTAATggcttgcattcattcatgcaAGGGAAAATGGGGTCTTAATATGCCCATTGATATCTTGCGTGGGTCTCga GCGAAAAAGATTCTTGATGCTCAGTTTGATAAGCTTCCCCTTCATGGACTTGGAAAAACTTACGCACCAAACTGGTGGAAAGCACTCGGGCATCAATTGATCGCTCATG GTTATTTGAAGGAAACTGTCAGTGATGTGTACAGAACTATAAG TGTCAGTTTAAAAGGAGAACAATTTTTGGCCTCTTGTACACCTGATTATCAACCTTCCTTAGTTTTGTCATTGACTGCTGAGTTGCTCGGAGAAGAGGAAAATATGAGCACACAAGAAGAATCAAAAACTCTGTCCACTTCAGATTTAGACGGGTTTTCAGAG GTTGAGCGACAGCTCTACCAGATGCTTTTAGAAGAAAGATTAAAGCTTGCAAGAAGTGTTGGAACTGCTCC ATATGCCATATGTGGCGATCAAACAATCAAGAAAATTACTCTTGTAAGACCATCTACAAAAGCAAGGCTAGCAAACATTGATGGTGTGAATCAG CACCTAGTAACAAAATATGGAGATCATTTTCTTAGAGTTATCCAGCAACTGTCACAAGGATTAAACTTATCATTGGACGGGGAAGCTAATTTACTAAATAACGAAGTAAGGAAATTATCTACAGTGTCAGTAAAAAACAGTTCAAAGAAGTTGACACCAGCAAAGTTTGAAGCATGGAAAATGTGGCATGAAGATGGTCTTTCTTCTCAGATGATTGCT AACTTTCCAGGTAGATCAGCTCCTATAAAAGAGCAAACTGTTGCTGAATATCTGTTGGAAGCTGCACAAGAAGGATTACCTTTTGATTGGAGTAGATTCTGTGAGGTGATAGGACTGACGCAAGAGATCGAATCTGAAATTCAGGGTGCTATTTTAAAGGTTGGATCTAAAGATAAGCTGAAGCCTATAAAAGATGAATTGCCAGAAAAT GTCACTTATCAgcacatcaagacttatttgaCAATGCAAAGCTGTGGTGTATCCAAAGATGACATCCAGGCTCAGAAAGACAGCGAATCAGAAATACAGCAAGTGGAAACGCATTGTGAAGCCAACATTTCTGAGCACAGCTTGATGGAAAAATGTGACTTGGAAATGGATATAGTACCATCTAGACCAGTGGAATTCACAACCAAACGTCAGAAAGTCAGTGACATGAAGGAAATAAATTCAACTGACTTTAAAGCTACTGAGAATTCTATATTAGAGTGGCTAAAGCACCATGATGAAGGG GCTACTTTGGTTGAAATTCAAGGGCACTTCAACGGGTCTGGCAAAGATTGTGTGGTTGATCTGCTGAATTTATTGGAAAGTgactttttaatttataaaaaaggtGGCATGTATAGGGTCCTGTAA
- the LOC130951891 gene encoding uncharacterized protein LOC130951891 isoform X1, which yields MAACVASPFSSMPHLQRGAVRARAYSNQPSFKTVNRNSSRNQCQLVRFAAWKMFEPNASVTTHCKISSRLQVTSFKCIGLGALVDLDGVAVSNLVPVVDQVLLLASIFLTYTAGIVNFGKPSTSYEKITSDKKVLSGSSDNYGSVVKENYKLESKYTFNAVRGKLLNSLNALEQKTYSGDIILHSTKQSLSLNAIAGAPKLRLLWGAFQKVEEEVKNISSTRSVAMEDNFFSEFIQRSCHSICDSWLEDEYSLLKGNFDKELSSVILEKVKQDNSIVQSITRSGKIDLYLELLQYLSFGSLREDCCYDSCIFGLHGISILEDLVIAIADGVASVYLEFISVDSDVSSKTNSLDMSLCALSTRELQKLRNEVALNQWLYHNMDTVVSMYEDRFDLCTLGSQRIDLPNISQTETQSWWRRLSQLNSKTVSPELQCLVINHFSMPVKRTKELRALAGWRYYFSLFLELSDISMPLIRAVIDKMSSAISFFLVTLIGRSLGLIYTGIRQSLRWK from the exons ATGGCGGCATGTGTGGCTTCCCCGTTCTCTAGTATGCCACATTTGCAGAGAGGAGCTGTTAGAGCAAGAGCCTACTCAAATCAGCCTAGTTTCAAGACTGTTAACAG AAATTCTTCCAGAAATCAATGTCAGTTAGTTCGCTTCGCTGCTTGGAAAATGTTTGAGCCAAATGCATCTGTCACCACACATTGTAAAATTAGTAGTCGTCTTCAGGTGACCTCCTTCAAGTGCATAGGCTTGGGGGCTTTGGTTGATTTGGATGGTGTAGCAGTCTCTAATTTGGTGCCAGTTGTTGATCAAGTGCTGTTGTTGGCCAGCATATTTCTCACGTATACGGCAGGAATAGTTAATTTTGGGAAACCTTCTACTAGTTATGAGAAGATCACTTCTGATAAAAAAGTGCTTTCTGGAAGCTCCGACAACTATGGTAG TGTAGTGAAAGAAAATTATAAACTTGAGTCAAAGTATACATTCAATGCGGTGAGAGGAAAGCTGTTGAATTCTCTAAATGCTCTAGAGCAAAAAACTTATTCAGGAGATATCATCCTTCACTCTACTAAACAAAGCTTGAGTTTAAATGCTATTGCTGGGGCTCCAAAGTTAAGGTTGCTTTGGGGTGCCTTTCAGAAAGTTGAGGAAGAG GTTAAGAATATTTCGAGCACTAGATCTGTTGCCATGGAGGATAATTTCTTTTCTGAATTTATACAAAGATCCTGTCATTCTATCTGCGACAGTTGGCTGGAAGATGAATATTCCCTATTAAAGGGTAATTTTGACAAG GAGCTTTCTTCTGTGATACTTGAAAAGGTAAAACAAGATAATTCTATTGTACAGAGCATTACAAGGTCCGGAAAGATAGATCTATATTTGGAGTTACTGCAGTATCTTAGTTTTGGTTCACTTAG GGAGGATTGTTGCTATGATTCCTGTATATTTGGTTTGCATGGCATTTCTATATTGGAAGATTTAGTGATAGCTATAGCAGATGGGGTTGCAAGTGTATATCTGGAGTTTATTTCTGTTGATAGTGATGTATCGAGTAAAACCAATAGCTTGGACATGTCATTATGTGCTTTGTCCACCAGAGAACTCCAAAAATTACGTAATGAG GTGGCTTTGAACCAATGGTTGTACCATAACATGGATACGGTTGTGTCAATGTATGAGGATCGATTTGATTTGTGCACACTTGGGAGTCAGCGCATTGATCTGCCAAATATTAGTCAGACTGAAACACAAAGTTGGTGGAGGAGGCTTAGCCAGCTAAATTCAAAAACTGTGTCCCCTGAATTACAGTGCTTGGTGATAAATCATTTTTCAATGCCAGTAAAGCGGACTAAGGAATTAAGAGCCTTGGCAGGATG GCGATATTATTTCAGCTTGTTCCTGGAGTTATCTGACATATCAATGCCTCTGATTAGAGCAGTTATTGACAAAATGAGTTCTGCAATCTCATTCTTTTTGGTTACTTTGATAGGGAGGTCTCTAGGACTTATTTATACAGGCATTAGGCAGTCCCTCAGATGGAAATGA
- the LOC130951891 gene encoding uncharacterized protein LOC130951891 isoform X3 — MAACVASPFSSMPHLQRGAVRARAYSNQPSFKTVNRNSSRNQCQLVRFAAWKMFEPNASVTTHCKISSRLQVTSFKCIGLGALVDLDGVAVSNLVPVVDQVLLLASIFLTYTAGIVNFGKPSTSYEKITSDKKVLSGSSDNYGSVVKENYKLESKYTFNAVRGKLLNSLNALEQKTYSGDIILHSTKQSLSLNAIAGAPKLRLLWGAFQKVEEEVKNISSTRSVAMEDNFFSEFIQRSCHSICDSWLEDEYSLLKGNFDKELSSVILEKVKQDNSIVQSITRSGKIDLYLELLQYLSFGSLREDCCYDSCIFGLHGISILEDLVIAIADGVASVYLEFISVDSDVSSKTNSLDMSLCALSTRELQKLRNERQSGLQLCIWSFKSLASWGLSCYLRKLVKGTIIKVHWFPGCTCFSVFLRFFFSTAHEI, encoded by the exons ATGGCGGCATGTGTGGCTTCCCCGTTCTCTAGTATGCCACATTTGCAGAGAGGAGCTGTTAGAGCAAGAGCCTACTCAAATCAGCCTAGTTTCAAGACTGTTAACAG AAATTCTTCCAGAAATCAATGTCAGTTAGTTCGCTTCGCTGCTTGGAAAATGTTTGAGCCAAATGCATCTGTCACCACACATTGTAAAATTAGTAGTCGTCTTCAGGTGACCTCCTTCAAGTGCATAGGCTTGGGGGCTTTGGTTGATTTGGATGGTGTAGCAGTCTCTAATTTGGTGCCAGTTGTTGATCAAGTGCTGTTGTTGGCCAGCATATTTCTCACGTATACGGCAGGAATAGTTAATTTTGGGAAACCTTCTACTAGTTATGAGAAGATCACTTCTGATAAAAAAGTGCTTTCTGGAAGCTCCGACAACTATGGTAG TGTAGTGAAAGAAAATTATAAACTTGAGTCAAAGTATACATTCAATGCGGTGAGAGGAAAGCTGTTGAATTCTCTAAATGCTCTAGAGCAAAAAACTTATTCAGGAGATATCATCCTTCACTCTACTAAACAAAGCTTGAGTTTAAATGCTATTGCTGGGGCTCCAAAGTTAAGGTTGCTTTGGGGTGCCTTTCAGAAAGTTGAGGAAGAG GTTAAGAATATTTCGAGCACTAGATCTGTTGCCATGGAGGATAATTTCTTTTCTGAATTTATACAAAGATCCTGTCATTCTATCTGCGACAGTTGGCTGGAAGATGAATATTCCCTATTAAAGGGTAATTTTGACAAG GAGCTTTCTTCTGTGATACTTGAAAAGGTAAAACAAGATAATTCTATTGTACAGAGCATTACAAGGTCCGGAAAGATAGATCTATATTTGGAGTTACTGCAGTATCTTAGTTTTGGTTCACTTAG GGAGGATTGTTGCTATGATTCCTGTATATTTGGTTTGCATGGCATTTCTATATTGGAAGATTTAGTGATAGCTATAGCAGATGGGGTTGCAAGTGTATATCTGGAGTTTATTTCTGTTGATAGTGATGTATCGAGTAAAACCAATAGCTTGGACATGTCATTATGTGCTTTGTCCACCAGAGAACTCCAAAAATTACGTAATGAG CGCCAGAGTGGGCTTCAGCTTTGTATCTGGTCCTTCAAGAGTTTGGCGAGTTGGGGATTATCCTGCTATCTGAGGAAACTTGTAAAAGGAACAATAATTAAAGTTCATTGGTTCCCAGGATGTACCTGTTTTTCAGTATTTTTACGTTTTTTTTTCTCTACTGCCCATGAAATTTGA
- the LOC130951891 gene encoding uncharacterized protein LOC130951891 isoform X2, translated as MAACVASPFSSMPHLQRGAVRARAYSNQPSFKTVNRNSSRNQCQLVRFAAWKMFEPNASVTTHCKISSRLQVTSFKCIGLGALVDLDGVAVSNLVPVVDQVLLLASIFLTYTAGIVNFGKPSTSYEKITSDKKVLSGSSDNYVKENYKLESKYTFNAVRGKLLNSLNALEQKTYSGDIILHSTKQSLSLNAIAGAPKLRLLWGAFQKVEEEVKNISSTRSVAMEDNFFSEFIQRSCHSICDSWLEDEYSLLKGNFDKELSSVILEKVKQDNSIVQSITRSGKIDLYLELLQYLSFGSLREDCCYDSCIFGLHGISILEDLVIAIADGVASVYLEFISVDSDVSSKTNSLDMSLCALSTRELQKLRNEVALNQWLYHNMDTVVSMYEDRFDLCTLGSQRIDLPNISQTETQSWWRRLSQLNSKTVSPELQCLVINHFSMPVKRTKELRALAGWRYYFSLFLELSDISMPLIRAVIDKMSSAISFFLVTLIGRSLGLIYTGIRQSLRWK; from the exons ATGGCGGCATGTGTGGCTTCCCCGTTCTCTAGTATGCCACATTTGCAGAGAGGAGCTGTTAGAGCAAGAGCCTACTCAAATCAGCCTAGTTTCAAGACTGTTAACAG AAATTCTTCCAGAAATCAATGTCAGTTAGTTCGCTTCGCTGCTTGGAAAATGTTTGAGCCAAATGCATCTGTCACCACACATTGTAAAATTAGTAGTCGTCTTCAGGTGACCTCCTTCAAGTGCATAGGCTTGGGGGCTTTGGTTGATTTGGATGGTGTAGCAGTCTCTAATTTGGTGCCAGTTGTTGATCAAGTGCTGTTGTTGGCCAGCATATTTCTCACGTATACGGCAGGAATAGTTAATTTTGGGAAACCTTCTACTAGTTATGAGAAGATCACTTCTGATAAAAAAGTGCTTTCTGGAAGCTCCGACAACTATG TGAAAGAAAATTATAAACTTGAGTCAAAGTATACATTCAATGCGGTGAGAGGAAAGCTGTTGAATTCTCTAAATGCTCTAGAGCAAAAAACTTATTCAGGAGATATCATCCTTCACTCTACTAAACAAAGCTTGAGTTTAAATGCTATTGCTGGGGCTCCAAAGTTAAGGTTGCTTTGGGGTGCCTTTCAGAAAGTTGAGGAAGAG GTTAAGAATATTTCGAGCACTAGATCTGTTGCCATGGAGGATAATTTCTTTTCTGAATTTATACAAAGATCCTGTCATTCTATCTGCGACAGTTGGCTGGAAGATGAATATTCCCTATTAAAGGGTAATTTTGACAAG GAGCTTTCTTCTGTGATACTTGAAAAGGTAAAACAAGATAATTCTATTGTACAGAGCATTACAAGGTCCGGAAAGATAGATCTATATTTGGAGTTACTGCAGTATCTTAGTTTTGGTTCACTTAG GGAGGATTGTTGCTATGATTCCTGTATATTTGGTTTGCATGGCATTTCTATATTGGAAGATTTAGTGATAGCTATAGCAGATGGGGTTGCAAGTGTATATCTGGAGTTTATTTCTGTTGATAGTGATGTATCGAGTAAAACCAATAGCTTGGACATGTCATTATGTGCTTTGTCCACCAGAGAACTCCAAAAATTACGTAATGAG GTGGCTTTGAACCAATGGTTGTACCATAACATGGATACGGTTGTGTCAATGTATGAGGATCGATTTGATTTGTGCACACTTGGGAGTCAGCGCATTGATCTGCCAAATATTAGTCAGACTGAAACACAAAGTTGGTGGAGGAGGCTTAGCCAGCTAAATTCAAAAACTGTGTCCCCTGAATTACAGTGCTTGGTGATAAATCATTTTTCAATGCCAGTAAAGCGGACTAAGGAATTAAGAGCCTTGGCAGGATG GCGATATTATTTCAGCTTGTTCCTGGAGTTATCTGACATATCAATGCCTCTGATTAGAGCAGTTATTGACAAAATGAGTTCTGCAATCTCATTCTTTTTGGTTACTTTGATAGGGAGGTCTCTAGGACTTATTTATACAGGCATTAGGCAGTCCCTCAGATGGAAATGA